The following proteins are co-located in the Eublepharis macularius isolate TG4126 chromosome 5, MPM_Emac_v1.0, whole genome shotgun sequence genome:
- the BCL2L15 gene encoding bcl-2-like protein 15 translates to MKNSMTFEEQTEKIVEVLLSDFLEEKLQIECRGLDSQPANVTEAAAGDTSSIFDPVIIASRLQEIGDQYNKDLTQHVHMLAAEMVEGKLEKFGEMVESLSKEWCSYNPGLEYERAFLAVSVRLFKYLVRKVSSVAQSALLTGLINGNAQVRVYIEEHGGWENVEN, encoded by the exons ATGAAGAACTCAATGACCTTTGAGGAGCAGACGGAGAAAATTGTGGAAGTCTTGCTTTCTGATTTCTTAGAGGAAAAGCTACAAATAGAGTGTCGCGGTCTAGACAGTCAGCCTGCAAATGTGACTGAAGCAG CTGCAGGGGATACTTCAAGCATTTTTGACCCAGTTATTATTGCCAGCCGACTGCAAGAGATAGGAGATCAATATAACAAGGACCTGACTCAGCATGTTCATATGCTCGCTGCAGAGATGGTGGAGGGAAAG CTGGAGAAATTTGGAGAAATGGTGGAATCACTCAGCAAAGAATGGTGTAGCTATAATCCTGGTCTGGAGTATGAAAGAGCTTTCCTGGCTGTCTCTGTGAGGTTATTTAAGTACCTTGTACGTAAAGTTTCTTCTGTGGCTCAATCAGCTCTACTCACAGGGCTAATCAACGGAAATGCCCAAGTGAGAGTCTATattgaggagcatggtggctgg gaGAATGTTGAAAACTGA